From a region of the Zingiber officinale cultivar Zhangliang chromosome 4B, Zo_v1.1, whole genome shotgun sequence genome:
- the LOC121974652 gene encoding agamous-like MADS-box protein MADS4, translating to MVRGMVELRMIENKIDRQVTFAKRKNRLLRKAHELSVLCDAEVAVIIFSSRGKLYEFCSLPGMMKILERYQKYSYGGSEINFQVKENQGLVLEMVRGMGELRMIENKFDRQVTFAKRRNGLLKKAHELSVLCDAEVAVIIFSSRGKLYEFCSLPSMMKTLERYQKCSYGGSEINFQVKENQRVQSSLQEYMELKARLESLQRSQRNLLSEVLGSLSVKELDYLEKPLDMSLKEIRSSRTQQMLDQLTDLQRREQVLCEANKDLRRRLEEISHTIHGGHAWENGVDAVAQPQHSHGDDGLLYPLECLPAPQIGFQSDQIVGTSSATAKL from the exons ATGGTGAGAGGGATGGTGGAGTTACGAATGATCGAGAACAAGATCGACCGTCAGGTGACGTTCGCGAAGCGGAAGAATAGACTGCTGAGAAAGGCTCACGAGCTATCCGTGCTCTGCGATGCCGAGGTGGCCGTCATCATCTTCTCCAGCCGCGGCAAGCTCTATGAGTTCTGCAGCCTTCCAGG TATGATGAAAATACTTGAAAGGTATCAAAAATATAGCTATGGAGGTTCTGAAATCAACTTTCAAGTCAAGGAGAATCAG GGTTTGGTTCTGGAGATGGTGAGAGGGATGGGGGAGTTACGAATGATCGAGAACAAGTTCGACCGTCAGGTGACGTTCGCGAAGCGGAGGAATGGACTGCTGAAAAAGGCTCACGAGCTGTCCGTGCTCTGCGATGCCGAGGTGGCCGTCATCATCTTCTCCAGCCGCGGCAAGCTCTATGAGTTCTGCAGCCTTCCAAG TATGATGAAAACACTTGAAAGGTATCAAAAATGTAGCTATGGAGGTTCTGAAATCAACTTTCAAGTCAAGGAGAATCAG CGTGTCCAGAGCAGTCTTCAAGAGTATATGGAACTTAAAGCTCGTCTTGAGTCTTTACAAAGATCACAAAG GAACCTTCTCAGCGAGGTTTTGGGATCATTGAGCGTTAAGGAGCTTGATTATCTTGAGAAACCACTTGATATGTCACTGAAGGAAATTAGATCTTCAAGG ACACAACAGATGCTGGACCAACTGACTGACCTCCAAAGAAGG GAGCAAGTCCTTTGTGAGGCAAACAAGGATCTTAGGAGACGG TTGGAAGAAATCAGCCATACCATTCATGGGGGACACGCTTGGGAAAATGGTGTTGATGCCGTAGCTCAACCACAACATTCACACGGTGATGATGGCCTGTTGTACCCATTGGAGTGCCTGCCTGCTCCACAAATTGG ATTCCAATCTGATCAAATTGTTGGCACCAGTTCGGCGACTGCTAAATTATGA
- the LOC121974653 gene encoding uncharacterized protein LOC121974653, translating into MATDDQLSRLISELCSRLVALLNRAPALPPAGAPPAPRRRLPRRMSPAGFASLLLGASLALMLCGSVTFVIGFMLMPWVIGLVMVLYFAGILSNLSAGGRAFLFPNNCPSIPKEMSGSLLSKLPSS; encoded by the exons ATGGCGACCGACGATCAGCTGTCGCGGCTCATCTCCGAGCTCTGCTCTCGCCTCGTTGCGCTCCTGAACCGGGCACCCGCCCTGCCTCCCGCTGGAGCCCCGCCTGCGCCGAGGAGGCGCCTGCCTCGGCGGATGTCGCCCGCGGGTTTCGCCTCGCTCCTCCTCGGCGCGTCGCTCGCCCTCATGCTCTGTGGCTCCGTCACCTTTGTCATCGGGTTCATGCTGATGCCCTGGGTGATCGGGCTCGTCATGGTGTTATATTTCGCTGGGATCTTGTCCAATTTGTCCGCGGGGGGGAGGGCCTTCCTTTTCCCCAATAACTGCCCCTCCATCCCCAAGGAAATGTCAG GATCACTGCTTTCTAAGCTTCCATCTAGTTGA